Proteins encoded by one window of Actinomycetota bacterium:
- a CDS encoding macro domain-containing protein, with protein sequence MEQHAQSEIRGTVVRVVEADLTAFDADVVVNAANRHLQHGGGLAGALSAAGGPQVQRASDAWVDEHGPLGPDDAAVTTAGTLPAQQLVHVAGPVYEEGSDQNEPLLRRAVGAALRAAARTGAQRVALPAISAGIYGYPLDEATAVIAHEVVRLAPDLGLAEVVLVGFDDETATAFGAGLERATLAG encoded by the coding sequence GTGGAACAGCACGCGCAGTCCGAGATCCGCGGGACCGTCGTGCGGGTCGTCGAGGCGGATCTGACCGCCTTCGACGCCGATGTGGTCGTCAACGCCGCCAACCGCCACCTGCAGCACGGAGGCGGGCTCGCGGGTGCCCTCTCCGCGGCCGGCGGTCCGCAGGTCCAACGAGCATCCGACGCCTGGGTCGACGAGCACGGCCCGCTGGGACCTGACGATGCCGCCGTGACGACCGCCGGGACGCTACCTGCCCAGCAGCTGGTGCACGTCGCCGGGCCGGTGTACGAGGAGGGCTCCGACCAGAACGAGCCGCTCCTGCGTCGCGCGGTCGGCGCCGCGCTACGAGCGGCTGCGAGGACGGGCGCGCAGCGGGTCGCCCTCCCGGCGATCTCGGCCGGCATCTACGGGTACCCGCTGGACGAGGCGACAGCCGTCATCGCCCACGAGGTCGTGCGATTGGCGCCCGATCTGGGCCTCGCCGAGGTCGTCCTCGTCGGGTTCGATGACGAGACCGCCACCGCCTTCGGCGCCGGGCTGGAACGCGCGACGCTGGCCGGCTGA
- a CDS encoding type 1 glutamine amidotransferase has translation MAKVAFVLETDFEDVEFEGPYDGVREAGHDAVIVGTEAGKQLTGKRGDVTVTVEKTPGQVHVDDFDALVVPGGYSPDKLRLNDDIVKFVRGFFEADKPVAAICHAGQLLVEAEVVDGRTITSWPSVRKELTLAGAEWVDQEVVEDGNLISSRKPDDVPAFTKALLARL, from the coding sequence GTGGCGAAGGTCGCGTTCGTGCTCGAGACCGATTTCGAGGATGTGGAGTTCGAGGGCCCCTACGACGGGGTGCGCGAGGCAGGTCACGACGCTGTCATCGTCGGCACCGAAGCCGGTAAGCAGTTGACCGGCAAGAGGGGCGATGTGACCGTAACCGTCGAGAAGACCCCCGGCCAGGTCCACGTCGATGACTTCGACGCACTGGTGGTGCCCGGCGGGTACTCACCGGACAAGCTGCGGCTGAACGACGACATCGTCAAGTTCGTGCGTGGCTTCTTCGAGGCCGACAAGCCGGTCGCCGCCATCTGCCACGCGGGACAGCTCCTCGTCGAGGCGGAGGTGGTCGACGGCCGCACGATCACCTCGTGGCCGTCCGTGCGCAAGGAGCTGACGCTCGCCGGCGCCGAGTGGGTCGACCAGGAGGTCGTCGAGGACGGCAACCTGATCTCGTCGCGCAAGCCCGACGACGTCCCCGCGTTCACGAAGGCGCTGCTCGCACGCCTCTAA